taaaaCCTGGTAAGATGAGTTTTTTACATAGCTGAGAGGTCCATTGCCACTATTCATGGAAAAATGTCCATTATCTTTGGAAATGGAATCCATCACGAAACTATAAAGAGATGTGAATCATATGTAGgtatatatagataatattataatgtTCTAAGCTACAAATGAAAACTCTTACTTCCTTTGTCCTGCCATAGGCAAGActcttcttttgggcacgagatttaagaaattgatatttaaaaagttaagtGGAGacagagtaaagtatgagagaaaaaaaaagtagatgagtgaaaagagaaaaaaaattaagagaggaAATGTATAAGTTTTacctaaaaagggaaatagcTCATTTATGGCGGGACACCCAAAAAGGacacccaaaaaggaaagtggctCGCTTGCGGTGGATAGGAGGAATATTCACTAATTAAGTCAAGTGTTGCAATTGATAACTCAACCGTACGCCAAATCTGATCTAATAAGCGATTGGATTTGATTCTTagattcataaaaatatcgTTTTTATGTGGATTGTGGGAAATCGGCTACAACAGcaaagtttatgatatttagGACCAAGTTTTAGTTTTGTGAAAATATCTAGAATTCGTCTAAATTTCGTTAGCAACCAATCGCCCTTTTATTGAAGTGCAGATTGTGACACACAAAACTCGAAAGccacaaaatataatactccgtCCGTCCtcaaatagaatgaactatttcctttttcgtccgtaaaattatgaactttttagttttggaaaattcaaacatattacccttacacatcattttatttacaacttataccaacAATAGTGTAGTGTGGACCCTACTTtccattaacattattttcactacccttctctctctcttactttttcctttatttattaaaacgcATGCCATACCCATTGTTCATACTCTTGTGGTATGAAGAGAGTAGTATTTAAGCCCCCATTCTTTTTGTCATAACATATGAGCACATAAAGCCTATAGGCTATATGTGTACATTTTTGGATCTCTTATATTGATATGCGCCTTTTAAATCTCCAGCATCACAAATCCAAACATTACCAATGCCTATTTTTAATCTTCTAGCTAGTTAATATCCTAAGCTAGTTTCTAGGTATGCATTTTAACTAAACCAGAGTAATTTACAGGCGTAATCACAGTTAGGAAACTACTCTGATTTGGCCCATGGACGACTTCCTGTTGGCATCTGTATGTCAAAACTCTCCTCCATAGGAGTGTTTAATTAAGTCGAAGGAATCGCCCCCGCTGCTGGTCCTCGTAAACCGGGATGAACTTCAGGTGATCCTTAAATATGCATCGACTCGTATCATTAGTTCAAATTTAAAGTTtcattagtattatattagatCATTCGGCATCCAGCTATTATTATATGTTATAAAATGCATACACCTTGCGACTTTCCGTGATATAATATGCAGATTGCGTTTGCCTTTTAGTCttcacatttttatcattttcaaaacTGTGATGGATCACAatctattcacattttttttcattttcaaaactTGCTATGGACCACAATCTACATAGGGGCCTAAGTTGGGTACTTAGACACTCCACACATTAATATGAATTAATGCCCAAGTCTGAGTTGGTTTATCAGCCGACctgttaatatttatatattctcaaGATCTATCAAAAGCACGACGTTCAACTGTCGAACTGGGCAGCGCGGTTTTGTGCACGATTTGGAGCAATCGAGATGTAATTCCAAGGCAGAATTGTTTTAGACTGTGAAATTGATTTGGGGGATTGGTAATGTAGGTCGAAGTGAGTCCAATTCCATGGTCTCGATTATCCCAAAATTGGCCAAGATTAAACATGCTTCAACTTGGAATTCTTATGAGATAGGACACTAGAAAACAAGATGAAGCTGCAATCTTGTTAGTATGAGTAGCACCTATCGTTATCGGTTAACTGCCTATCAACTTGGATTCTAgaatatgtatattaatttcatggaattaattcaagtattttttttaaatcatccAATGAGATCCTCAGGAACAAGGATCTTCGATATATCCTCAACAAGATATGCGTACGATTTCAATAAGagtttaaaatacaaatagaACTTTGTAAGATAAAATTCTCATTACACTATATAGAGATATTATGAAGAGTGTCCATTACTATGAAGTAGACATAGACATTTAAATTGACCCTCCACCCCAACCCCTACTCTCCTAAGGTGATGTTTGGTACGTTGGATAAGATAATACTGAGATACAATATGtgacaaacaaaaatagactttatcttgaattaaattagtcaGGGGTTACATCTTAATTAGCACTTTGGAGATAAGCCGAGATGCATTATCACGACCTAACTTTTTGAGAGAAAGtaaaaccaaacaaaatataagaataaatattacttctaTCCAAGAGTAGTAGTGGTAACCGAAAGGatcctaaaaagaaaaataaaagaggaaaaCATATCTTACTTAACAGAAACACTTTATGTGATTATGATCTTAGACCAACGAAACAACAACCGTGACCTATACTAAACATAATTGCACTTGAGAATAACAACCACAACAGTTCTGTCATTAGAAGGATTTGTGTAAGTTGGTAAAACTTGTAGTTTCTCCTTCAAAATGTCGAACATTTTGTTGACAATTTGGTCTCCAAACTCATGTGTAAGCATATTTTGTTTAACTACCCTAAAAAATGCCACGTGACCATCAACAGTGAGCAATGTCCTCGTCTTCAAAATCTCCATTTTTTCTATGCTGAAACTATTGCTCTTTTGCAATATGGCTATCAACTCCTCCGGGTTCTCAGACTTCTCCTTATACAATCTTCCCTGATAAAAACATGTTGTTTGGCCATTCGTCCCGCAACTATGAAAATCAACTAGAAAACCGAATTTTAGATTTGTTCACAATTATCTATGATAGAAATTTCTGGTCACTTAcatgtatattatttatattttcaaccatgatttttagatttatagTGACATCTATTCTTCTCATTCTACTTCGCAAATTTGTCTCATTGAAGAAATACTCTCACAAATGTTGAATATTGAATAACTCGATCACTAATCAGACTTGGATCACTTGAAGTTATCATTCcttaatttttagaaaaatatctatatataacTATAATCATAACAACAAGAATTTttagataatattatttcctatattaataaatttattgacTACTATaagaaacataattttatagtatgcCACAAGTTGCTAGTATGCTATAGGTTGCTAATTTCTATATAACTCGACTAGATGCCTGTTACTAATTTTAATCTACAATTGTAATGTGtttttaaagttaaaattttttcTGAAACATGGAAAATATGGATTGGATATATGGGCTTCATTGGACTCAAGGACATGATTTATTCTTTCAAATTTAGTTTCATATTTGTATGAAGATGTccactactataaaatacaCATACATTTAGAtaacataatattgagatatACATTTAGATAAGATAATACTGAGAGAGAATATTGAGATGCAATGTGCTAAACCAAAGCAgactttattttgaaaattagtcaCTAGGGTGGGGTTGGAGCAAATAATTGTGAGACGCAGTGTAATGTTAGCACTTTCAAGACGAGCCGGGATACATTATCACGTGCTAACTTTTTGAGAGAAAATACAACTGAATAAGATATAAGAGTAAACATGGCTTCTAGTCATGGGCAATACTGGTAATGAACAGATCCTAAGAAGTAAAAAGGAAAgactatactccctccgtcccccattaattgtccacttttgtcattttcgttCATCCCTCGTTAATTGTCAACTTTCACTTTTGagtataaatgataataggtcccacattccactaactcattccacacacattttattataaaattaatatataaaagtgatactcatattccactaactttttcaaaccacttttctttacatttcttaaaacccttGCCAGAaccaaagtggacaattattgggggacagagagagaatatttcTTAACAGAAACACTTTATTTGATTGTGTTCTCTGAGCAACAAAACAACGACCGTGACCACATACTAAACATCATTGCGCTTGAGAATAACAACAACCACAATAGTTCTATCATTAGAAGCATTTGCGTAAGCATGTGAACTTTGgagtttcttcttcaaaaggtTGAACGTTTCGTCGATGATTTTGTCTCCAAACTCATGTGtaagtatattttgtttaactGCCCTtaaagctgccacgtggccaTCAACCGTGAGCAAAGTCCGAGTCTTCAAAATCTCCATTCTTTCTATGCTGAAACTATTGTTCTTTTGCAAAATAGGTATCAACTCCTCTGAGGTGGGAATATAGCATGGAAAGTTAAAAGTCTCCGACTTCGCCTTGCACAATCTTCCCTGTTAAAATTGATTTCATTACAAAAAGGGTAAATTTGTAGGAAAAATATGAAGTTTGACTGTTCGTTCCGCAACATTGAAAACCAACTAGAGAAACCATGAATTTTAGAGTTGTTCACAATTATCCTATGATGAAAATTTCTGGTCGATTACGTGTAATATGatgttcatattttaaaactaactGATGAcgttttctttattaatagaaaccaattttttttaccattgaataattgataataaatCCGAACTTCGTGATTTTTCTAGGTAGTTTTAAAGTTATGGAATAGACTAAAATATgccaaaaatttatgtttttgcGATAATCTACCCTAATAAAAGTCGTATTTTTCGAAAAAAGTCAAAAGCATAGATTTGACCTTTTTAGCCATGTCGAGGAGGGAAGATCTGAGAAGGTCGGCCAGCGTTCCAATAGTAAACTCTTTTTGTGGGTCCCAATAGGCCGGTAAGGCCGGAATGAGAAGAGCCACAATCCCATCTTTAACCATTTCTACAGCCCTACTCTTCAAGAATGATTCCATATCCCTCTCAAACTGCCCCAAATAAGCTGCATAAACCTCCTTTCCCTCTCCTCCGCTCCAAATTGAAGACTTGAGGCCCTCTGCCGCCTTGGGCACCTCCGACAGCCATTGGAGCGCCCAAGAAGAGTACGCAAAGTGGACAGACGACGGTGGGAGAAGGCGGAGGTGGAAGTCTCCGGGCACTGTGGAAGCCTCATAGCTCCTGTCGGACGGGAGGGAATTGAAGAGGGTGTTGAAATCGTTGGAGACACTGTCGTTGAAGCAGACATAGAATTCTGGGGTTTTGAGGTCTGAGGATTCGTATTTCTGTTTGACGGCTTCGATGATCGTGTGCATGGCCGGAAAAGAGTTGCTTCCGGTTGAGCATCCGAAGTCGGCAATGCAGAAGGTACTAGTTgaaatatctaattttttggCTATTTCTTCTTCGATGATTGCGTTTGAAGTTTCCAATATTCCTCTcttgaaaacataaaatgttTTGCTAAagttaatttcataattgatTAGCAAACATGAAGAACTATCgataaatatcaacatatgAATGGAATTGTTAACTTATGATAGTAATAGATGTATACCTGGTAGGATGAGTTTTTGACATAGCTGTGATATCCATCGCCACCATTCATGGAAAAATATGCATTATCTTTGGAATCCATCACGAAATTAAGcatgtaaattttgatttgttttcctgaattataaatagaataaagttCAAAATTAGTTACTCTACATTTGACCTAAAAAACTCTTTagtcatactccctccgtccctcattAATTGAtacctattttctttttacgtCTGTCCCCATTGATTAACACCAttactttttactacttttgataGTGAactccacattccattaactcattcttctcaccttttattataaattaatatattaaagtagGACCTATATTCTATTAAAGTTTTCCATTCACTTTCcactacattttttaaaattcatgccaaGTCATACCGGTGTCAATTAATAGGAGGCGGAAGAGTATACATTAAGTTTGTTACCTTTTAGTCTCTAATATGTTTTGATCCAAGTTAACAATCTCGTTAATAACTTTTGACcaaatttgtgatttaattttgaatttaaataatccaattaacctaattaatattaatcattaGGTTAATCAAGGTTGATTAGATAATAGGGCTGGGCAACAAGACATAGacttaagagcatccacaatggatgtcCGATCTCACACCGGATCGCCTGAGATCGCACTCGGGTGTCgtcgggcatccattgcagACGTCGGGCGCGCCCGAGGACGACCGAACGTTCGGTCACGACCGATCTCCCGCCCGATCCATCGGGCGTGAGATCAGGCGCCCATTGCGACACAACGCCCGAGCCTGATCTCggaaaaaaattgacttttaattataaacaccgatttttaatttaaaaaatcgatttttaaattaaaaaatcattttttaacttgaaataaaaaactataatttcaCAATGATCCATACTAAAAGACGGATCCGTGAAttagtgaaaaaatatattttgtagaatATATTTGGTAGAATATATTCCTTCACACCAAATGAACAAGTTTTGCATTACTTGAGTAAACCTTTTAGAGATACGTTTTCAACTCCAACTTTTATTGTGActtcgatgtgggacaaatGGTAGTTTTATAGATAGGTTTTCAACTATCTAGGAAAATTATAGAGGTTGTGTGTTCAAGCCCCAAACTCAAcatatctttttaattttgaccTTTGCTCTCACTAGCTTCCActagggcatccattgtggatgctctaagaccatctccaagggtaaactaaaacttaaaatgagaTAGGTATTTAGCTCCAATAGTACTCAAAAACCAATcccatttttggtttttgagaaaaaaatacctatctttaggtttacactaaactcaaacccaaaactttttcaaattttgtgagtaaaaagagcataatagagagaatattcttttaagtttgagtttagagtaaatggttggagtaaaatcatatttggtgtgacatttacactaaaatgagtttgagtttagtgtaaatggttggagatgctctaagtcACAGTTTTTTTTGTGTGATATGGTCAAGCGGTAGAGATGTTAATGCTTGAGACTAAAAGTTTCAGTTTCGAGTCCTATGTGGCTGCaatatttaagtttaaattCATTTACCCAAAAAAAGTCACCTTTCAGCCTTTTCTCCAGCTAGTTATCCTAAAACTAGCATTTAAGTTTTCTATATACTTGCCAATCAGATTTAAGTCTACTGTTAAGATGTCAATTAGTTAGGCATGAGATTGTACAACTCTTACAAGCTCTTATGACCTTGAAAGGTTCTAGCAACTGAGTATTTAAGTATCCTTAAACTGTTATTGGCTCTTTGGCttccatattaataaattctatatttgatcctaataagaaaagaaaaatatctcaCTTAATAGAACACTTTATTTGATTGTGATCTGA
The genomic region above belongs to Salvia hispanica cultivar TCC Black 2014 chromosome 3, UniMelb_Shisp_WGS_1.0, whole genome shotgun sequence and contains:
- the LOC125212753 gene encoding loganic acid O-methyltransferase-like → MNGGDGYHSYVKNSSYQRGILETSNAIIEEEIAKKLDISTSTFCIADFGCSTGSNSFPAMHTIIEAVKQKYESSDLKTPEFYVCFNDSVSNDFNTLFNSLPSDRSYEASTVPGDFHLRLLPPSSVHFAYSSWALQWLSEVPKAAEGLKSSIWSGGEGKEVYAAYLGQFERDMESFLKSRAVEMVKDGIVALLIPALPAYWDPQKEFTIGTLADLLRSSLLDMAKKGRLCKAKSETFNFPCYIPTSEELIPILQKNNSFSIERMEILKTRTLLTVDGHVAALRAVKQNILTHEFGDKIIDETFNLLKKKLQSSHAYANASNDRTIVVVVILKRNDV